A window of Dissulfurirhabdus thermomarina contains these coding sequences:
- a CDS encoding chemotaxis protein CheD: MRIVVDIADMRLSQDPGATLVTYSLGSCIAVAIHDPVARVGGLLHYMLPSSKLNWERAQENPCMFADTGIPLLFRKAYAMGAKKENIVVKVAGGGNIMDTEDFFAIGSRNYLVLEKIFRQNGITIAAEHVGGRFNRTVYLHVGTGRLVVKISGGKEIEL; the protein is encoded by the coding sequence ATGCGGATCGTCGTGGACATCGCCGACATGCGGCTGAGCCAGGACCCGGGGGCCACGCTGGTGACCTATTCCCTCGGCTCCTGCATCGCAGTGGCCATCCACGACCCGGTGGCCCGGGTGGGCGGCCTCCTCCACTACATGCTGCCCTCCTCCAAGCTCAACTGGGAACGGGCCCAGGAAAACCCCTGCATGTTCGCCGACACGGGCATCCCCCTCCTCTTCCGAAAGGCCTACGCCATGGGGGCCAAGAAGGAGAACATCGTGGTCAAGGTGGCCGGGGGCGGCAACATCATGGACACCGAGGACTTCTTCGCCATCGGGAGCCGCAACTACCTCGTCCTGGAGAAGATCTTTCGCCAGAACGGCATCACCATCGCCGCCGAACACGTGGGCGGACGCTTCAACCGCACCGTCTACCTCCACGTCGGGACCGGCCGCCTGGTCGTCAAGATCTCCGGCGGCAAGGAGATCGAGCTATGA
- a CDS encoding CheR family methyltransferase, with product MKTSRPPAATREAPGRGTADLFETVPLRDQEFQRLSDLIHRKAGIYLRAEKKELLKARLGKILRQRGIRRFSHYYRLVVEDETGAELAALLDAISTNLTQFFRERRHLDFLTGEAIPEILRLRRLDRDRTLRIWSAGCASGEEPFSLVIACLEAKVLPPTWRLEVQATDLSTRVLAQAERGIYDIQKTTPLPRHVLHRYFQKGIGRYDGYVRVKETVRRHVRFLRHNLMEPFPWRDPMDIIFCRNVMIYFDKPTQERTVRRFHACLRPGGFLFVGHSESLIGTDHPYRYVRPTVYRKEPAA from the coding sequence TTGAAGACTTCTAGGCCGCCAGCGGCGACCAGGGAAGCGCCGGGGAGGGGGACCGCCGACCTCTTCGAGACGGTGCCCCTGCGCGACCAGGAGTTCCAGCGCCTCAGCGACCTCATCCACCGCAAGGCCGGGATCTACCTCCGGGCGGAAAAGAAGGAACTCCTCAAGGCCCGGCTCGGAAAGATCCTGCGCCAGAGAGGCATCCGGAGATTCTCCCACTACTACCGGCTCGTGGTGGAGGACGAGACGGGGGCCGAGCTCGCCGCGCTCCTCGACGCCATCTCCACCAATCTCACCCAGTTCTTCCGGGAACGCCGGCACCTCGACTTCCTCACCGGCGAGGCCATCCCGGAGATCCTGCGGCTGCGGCGCCTCGACCGGGACCGGACGCTCCGGATCTGGAGCGCCGGGTGCGCCAGCGGCGAGGAGCCCTTCTCCCTGGTCATCGCCTGCCTCGAGGCGAAGGTCCTGCCGCCCACCTGGCGGCTGGAGGTCCAAGCGACGGACCTCTCCACCCGGGTCCTGGCCCAGGCGGAACGGGGGATCTACGACATCCAGAAGACCACCCCCCTCCCCCGCCACGTCCTGCACCGTTACTTTCAGAAGGGGATCGGCCGATACGATGGGTATGTCAGGGTGAAGGAGACCGTCCGGCGGCACGTCCGCTTCCTTCGACACAACCTCATGGAGCCCTTCCCCTGGCGCGATCCCATGGATATCATCTTTTGCCGGAACGTGATGATCTACTTCGACAAGCCCACCCAGGAGCGGACCGTGAGGCGCTTCCACGCCTGCCTTCGGCCGGGGGGATTCCTCTTCGTGGGGCATTCCGAGAGCCTCATCGGGACGGATCACCCCTACCGGTACGTCCGCCCCACCGTCTACCGGAAGGAACCGGCGGCCTGA
- a CDS encoding methyl-accepting chemotaxis protein, with product MDTKRTERGIRFKTTAALAAATALTVLAVGLLLATAVRTHQAFEHYTATAESLATTLRDMYAQGLQQGQAIRNVVLDPSNRRAYQAHEAAVEAFGDLCDTFLDLARAAGRTDFVRSGEEIRRLWRGDVELRRRILSLAAAGRLDEAREAVRSDQVRLWRAYQSKMIRLLDEVGAYRTAFRVDTAAKVRRYTIVGALSGLAAVGISIALGFLLGGSFRRLIHLNLGLHREAERMAAASAEAAAASKDLADGAAAQAAALEETAASLEQMASMTRRNAENAHEANQLVEKSRDVLHKANRSMRDMDESMKRISAAGEHIGRIIGTIDEIAFQTNLLALNAAVEAARAGEAGAGFAVVADEVRNLAQRSAEAARNTAGLIEETRRRIDGGAGLLEEVEASFGEVMEHSGRLENLVREISAASKEQAGGVEQLNLAVQQMDQVVQKNAATADKVASSSDGLRRQAQVLTATVRALSEVIGDGGGRPPATPAAGRRPAPAPRPAQPALPPRPDRAPAPAAAGPRKAPPNGERPFVNPARAIPFDDEVEAQFEDF from the coding sequence ATGGACACGAAGAGGACGGAACGGGGGATCCGGTTCAAGACCACCGCGGCGCTCGCCGCCGCAACGGCCCTCACGGTGCTCGCCGTGGGCCTCCTGCTCGCCACGGCGGTCCGCACCCACCAGGCCTTCGAGCACTATACCGCCACGGCGGAATCCCTGGCGACCACCCTGCGGGACATGTACGCCCAGGGGCTCCAGCAGGGCCAGGCCATCCGCAACGTCGTGCTGGATCCTTCCAACCGGCGGGCCTACCAGGCCCACGAGGCCGCCGTGGAGGCCTTCGGCGATCTCTGCGACACCTTCCTGGACCTGGCCCGCGCCGCCGGGAGGACGGACTTCGTGCGGTCCGGGGAGGAGATCCGGCGCCTGTGGCGGGGCGACGTGGAGCTTCGACGGCGGATCCTCTCCCTGGCCGCCGCCGGCCGCCTGGACGAAGCCAGAGAAGCGGTCCGCTCCGACCAGGTCCGCCTCTGGCGGGCCTACCAGTCCAAGATGATCCGGCTCCTCGACGAGGTCGGGGCCTACCGGACCGCCTTCCGGGTGGACACGGCGGCCAAGGTCCGCCGCTACACCATCGTGGGCGCCCTGTCGGGCCTGGCGGCCGTGGGCATCTCCATCGCCCTGGGGTTCCTCCTGGGCGGCTCCTTCCGGCGGCTGATCCACCTGAACCTAGGACTCCACCGGGAGGCGGAGCGGATGGCGGCGGCGTCGGCGGAAGCCGCCGCCGCCAGCAAGGACCTCGCCGACGGCGCCGCGGCCCAGGCGGCCGCCCTGGAGGAGACCGCCGCCTCCCTGGAGCAGATGGCCTCCATGACACGCCGGAACGCGGAAAACGCCCACGAGGCCAACCAGCTGGTGGAAAAATCCCGCGACGTGCTCCACAAGGCCAACCGGTCCATGCGCGACATGGACGAGTCCATGAAGAGGATCTCCGCCGCCGGAGAACACATCGGGCGCATCATCGGCACCATCGACGAGATCGCCTTCCAGACCAACCTTCTCGCCCTGAACGCCGCCGTGGAGGCCGCGCGGGCCGGGGAGGCCGGGGCCGGATTCGCCGTGGTGGCCGACGAGGTCCGAAACCTCGCCCAGCGCTCCGCCGAGGCCGCCCGCAACACCGCCGGGCTCATCGAGGAGACCCGCCGGCGCATCGACGGCGGGGCCGGGCTCCTCGAGGAGGTGGAGGCCTCCTTCGGGGAGGTCATGGAACACTCGGGCCGCCTCGAGAACCTCGTCCGGGAGATCAGCGCCGCCAGCAAGGAGCAGGCCGGCGGCGTGGAACAGCTCAACCTGGCCGTCCAGCAGATGGACCAGGTGGTCCAGAAGAACGCCGCCACCGCCGACAAGGTGGCCTCCAGCAGTGACGGCCTGCGCCGCCAGGCCCAGGTCCTCACGGCCACCGTCCGGGCCCTCTCGGAAGTCATCGGCGACGGCGGCGGCCGGCCCCCCGCCACGCCTGCCGCCGGGCGGCGTCCCGCTCCCGCCCCCCGCCCCGCGCAGCCGGCACTCCCGCCCCGCCCCGACCGGGCCCCCGCCCCGGCCGCCGCCGGGCCCCGGAAGGCCCCCCCGAACGGGGAGCGGCCCTTCGTGAACCCCGCCCGGGCCATCCCCTTCGACGACGAAGTGGAGGCCCAATTTGAAGACTTCTAG
- a CDS encoding chemotaxis protein CheW yields MRQNEKNPSGLSELEGKYLTFTLADEDYGLEIMKVREIIGLMEITAVPQTPPYVKGVINLRGKVIPVLDLRLRFGMPERAYDERTCIIVVEIREGDEKVHVGVVVDTVSEVLNIAGEDIEPPPGLGMHVMAGAILGMAKVKDRVKILLNIEEILKDEGWNLLAEAEPAAAEA; encoded by the coding sequence ATGCGCCAGAACGAAAAGAACCCCAGCGGGCTCTCGGAGCTTGAGGGCAAGTACCTCACCTTCACCCTGGCCGACGAGGACTACGGCCTGGAAATCATGAAGGTGCGGGAGATCATCGGCCTCATGGAGATCACCGCGGTCCCTCAGACCCCGCCCTACGTCAAGGGCGTCATCAACCTCCGGGGCAAGGTGATCCCCGTCCTGGACCTCCGCCTCCGGTTCGGGATGCCGGAACGCGCCTACGACGAGCGGACCTGCATCATCGTGGTGGAGATCCGGGAGGGAGACGAGAAGGTCCACGTGGGGGTGGTGGTGGACACGGTCTCGGAGGTCCTCAACATCGCGGGGGAGGACATCGAGCCCCCGCCGGGCCTCGGCATGCACGTCATGGCCGGGGCCATCCTGGGGATGGCCAAGGTGAAGGACCGCGTCAAGATCCTCCTGAACATCGAGGAGATCCTCAAGGACGAGGGATGGAACCTGCTCGCCGAGGCCGAGCCGGCCGCCGCGGAGGCCTGA
- a CDS encoding methyl-accepting chemotaxis protein produces MMKRLNRNHGGTFGAKVVALTGIFTAVGTLVLVAGTLLYLSVQAQHEQNAQVADLLSRLQEQQTAHLQKKLQEKGDTLGRIMAMIAPERVLGYDFSALEEYASASLQDPDIAFLSFRNLDGKRLAGTDPVAGIPVITQPILVEGEKIGTVQLGLKRDYIDKAVEESRASIEDFREASLAATRKAKARMIRAAVILAVITLPLVILTFWLVVDRMISRPLRGVVTEISQGSAQLTEASAQVATASQQMASGASEQAATLETTATAMEEIASMTEQNAQNAKSVEDLSSSSQEVVNNANASMQELTGSMTEIAASGQEISQIIKTIDEIAFQTNLLALNAAVEAARAGEAGAGFAVVADEVRNLAQRSAEAARNTAGLIEQTIRKIDRGSDLVRRTNEAFGEVTTGFNRIRQLISEISAASQEQAQGITSINANMNELETAVQRVAATAEETSSASEQLRGQARHLEDIVARLTEMVGRDHSREPYSLDGGRLELANYEDEYAPERKEPQRALGA; encoded by the coding sequence ATGATGAAACGCCTCAATCGAAACCACGGCGGCACCTTCGGCGCCAAGGTGGTGGCCCTCACCGGCATCTTCACCGCGGTGGGCACCCTGGTGCTGGTGGCCGGGACCCTTCTCTACCTCTCGGTCCAGGCCCAGCACGAGCAGAACGCCCAGGTGGCCGACCTGCTCTCGCGCCTCCAGGAACAGCAGACCGCCCATCTCCAGAAGAAGCTCCAGGAAAAGGGCGACACCCTCGGGCGCATCATGGCCATGATCGCGCCCGAGCGGGTCCTCGGCTACGACTTCTCGGCCCTGGAGGAATACGCCTCGGCGAGCCTCCAGGACCCGGACATCGCCTTTCTCTCCTTCCGCAACCTCGACGGCAAGCGCCTGGCGGGGACCGACCCGGTGGCCGGCATCCCCGTCATCACCCAGCCCATCCTCGTGGAAGGTGAAAAGATCGGGACCGTCCAGCTCGGCCTCAAGCGGGACTACATCGACAAGGCCGTGGAGGAGAGCCGGGCCAGCATCGAGGACTTCCGCGAGGCCTCCCTGGCGGCCACCCGAAAGGCCAAGGCCCGGATGATCCGGGCGGCGGTGATCCTGGCGGTCATCACCCTCCCGCTGGTGATCCTCACCTTCTGGCTGGTGGTGGACCGGATGATCAGCCGGCCGCTCCGCGGGGTGGTGACCGAGATCAGCCAGGGATCCGCCCAGCTCACCGAGGCCTCCGCCCAGGTGGCCACCGCCTCGCAGCAGATGGCCAGCGGGGCCTCGGAGCAGGCCGCCACCCTGGAGACCACCGCCACCGCCATGGAGGAGATCGCCTCCATGACGGAGCAGAACGCCCAGAACGCCAAGAGCGTGGAAGACCTCTCCTCCTCCAGCCAGGAGGTGGTCAACAACGCCAACGCCTCCATGCAGGAGCTGACGGGCTCCATGACCGAGATCGCCGCCTCCGGGCAGGAGATCAGCCAGATCATCAAGACCATCGACGAGATCGCCTTCCAGACCAACCTCCTCGCCCTGAACGCCGCCGTGGAGGCCGCGCGGGCCGGGGAGGCCGGGGCCGGATTCGCCGTGGTGGCCGACGAGGTCCGAAACCTCGCACAGCGCTCCGCCGAGGCCGCCCGCAACACCGCCGGGCTCATCGAGCAAACCATTCGGAAGATCGACCGCGGCTCCGACCTCGTCCGCCGCACCAACGAGGCCTTCGGCGAGGTCACCACGGGCTTCAACCGGATCCGCCAGCTCATCTCCGAGATCTCCGCGGCCAGCCAGGAGCAGGCCCAGGGCATCACCAGCATCAACGCCAACATGAACGAGCTCGAGACCGCGGTGCAGCGGGTGGCCGCCACGGCGGAAGAGACCTCCTCCGCCAGCGAACAGCTCCGGGGCCAGGCCCGCCACCTCGAGGACATCGTGGCCCGCCTCACCGAGATGGTGGGCCGCGACCACAGCCGGGAACCCTACTCCCTCGACGGCGGGCGGCTGGAACTTGCGAACTACGAGGACGAATATGCGCCAGAACGAAAAGAACCCCAGCGGGCTCTCGGAGCTTGA
- a CDS encoding phosphate/phosphite/phosphonate ABC transporter substrate-binding protein, with product MKGKMFIRLVAWFAVLGLAPLSAPAGAHAAMKIGVLAKRGNVVAMKKWKPLADYLTKETGTPFEVVPLNFEEIEPSVSGGRIDYLIANSGFYVDMHEKYGVKALASLLNMREGRALNRFGGVIFTRAGSSIRSLADLRGTRFMCVKRTSFGGGQMAFRHLIEHGINPFRDFTLVEGKKHDNVVYAVKNGVMDAGTVRSDTLERMEAEGKIRMGEFRVIDPAHDGFPFVHTTILYPEWPFAALAKTPADLNRRVTRALLSLKEGHPAAKAAKIAGWTAPLDYGPVAECLRIVREHEK from the coding sequence ATGAAAGGGAAAATGTTCATCCGACTCGTGGCATGGTTCGCCGTCCTCGGCCTCGCGCCCCTGTCCGCCCCGGCCGGCGCCCACGCCGCCATGAAGATCGGGGTCCTCGCCAAGCGGGGCAACGTGGTGGCCATGAAGAAGTGGAAGCCCCTGGCGGACTACCTCACCAAGGAGACCGGGACGCCCTTCGAGGTGGTGCCCCTGAACTTCGAGGAGATCGAACCCTCGGTGAGCGGGGGGCGCATCGACTACCTCATCGCCAATTCCGGCTTCTACGTGGACATGCACGAGAAGTACGGCGTCAAGGCCCTGGCCAGCCTCCTCAACATGCGCGAGGGCCGCGCCCTCAACCGGTTCGGCGGCGTCATCTTCACCCGGGCCGGCAGCTCCATCCGCTCCCTCGCCGACCTGCGCGGCACCCGGTTCATGTGCGTGAAGCGCACCTCCTTCGGCGGCGGCCAGATGGCCTTCCGGCACCTCATCGAACACGGGATCAACCCCTTCCGGGACTTCACCCTGGTGGAGGGCAAGAAACACGACAACGTCGTCTACGCCGTCAAAAACGGCGTCATGGACGCCGGGACGGTCCGGAGCGACACCCTGGAACGGATGGAGGCGGAGGGCAAGATCCGCATGGGCGAGTTCCGGGTGATCGACCCGGCCCACGACGGCTTCCCCTTCGTCCACACCACCATCCTCTACCCGGAATGGCCGTTCGCGGCCCTCGCCAAGACCCCGGCGGATCTCAACCGGCGGGTGACCCGGGCCCTCCTTTCCCTGAAGGAGGGGCACCCGGCGGCCAAGGCGGCCAAGATCGCCGGCTGGACCGCCCCGCTGGACTACGGCCCGGTGGCCGAATGCCTCCGGATCGTCAGGGAGCACGAAAAATGA
- a CDS encoding chemotaxis protein CheA produces MTPEVPFETLVDALALQAVLFTPGDLPALGEFLSTLDACLEAAPEGPARSILEAVKQAGEKIVLADLEDSRENLETLARCVTLLQKALHGGEDAGRACLEEAAGLLAGWGVTVAATAGSAEDGDTKKKKGKGKARAGRKPKAPKRPAPAEPLPFMADPDLLKDFVNEAAEHLEQIEIHLLELEQRPDDKECINGIFRPFHTIKGVSGFLQLQDVNRLSHQAETLLDRVRNDQLEVSPALVDLVLDVVDILKTMIGNLQDVLREGPAAYRPCDISGHLERIEAMLAGETGPVPVPTKPLGEILVEKGVVTPEDVDAAIRKQREETPQARIGEILVQEGKADPKDVAHAIREQRQLRSEAAAVKVDLGKLDNLVDMVGELVIVQSLVQQNPSIRDTLDQKLQRDLSQLGRITSELQKNAMALRMVPIRHTFHKMIRLVRDLSKRCGKQVELRMSGEDTEIDRNMVEAIYDPLVHMIRNAVDHGLEPPEERAAAGKPETGVVLLEAYHKGGSIIIEIRDDGRGLDRTRIRKKAEERGLVREDETLADHEIDNLVFHPGFSTAESVTEVSGRGVGMDVVKRAIERLRGKVELRSTPGRGCAIAIRLPLTLAIIDGIVVCVGSERYIIPTIAIKQTLRPRRADYHTVQGRGEMIKVRGELIPLIRLYELFGVEPRQTDPCEALVVVVENEGQQRCLLVEGLLGKQEVVIKSLGKYLQQIRGVAGGTILGDGRVGLILDIAGIIESHNDKVRRDNEQMDHRASAEGARHNETMEVNA; encoded by the coding sequence ATGACACCCGAAGTCCCCTTTGAGACCCTGGTGGACGCCCTGGCCCTCCAGGCCGTCCTCTTCACCCCGGGCGACCTCCCCGCCCTGGGGGAGTTCCTGTCCACCCTGGACGCCTGCCTGGAAGCGGCCCCCGAGGGCCCCGCCCGGTCCATCCTCGAGGCGGTGAAGCAGGCCGGGGAGAAGATCGTTCTCGCCGACCTGGAAGACTCCCGCGAAAACCTCGAAACCCTGGCCCGCTGCGTCACCCTGCTCCAGAAGGCCCTCCACGGCGGCGAGGACGCAGGCCGCGCCTGCCTTGAGGAGGCGGCCGGGCTCCTCGCCGGCTGGGGCGTCACCGTGGCGGCAACGGCCGGCAGCGCCGAGGACGGGGACACCAAGAAGAAAAAGGGCAAGGGGAAGGCCCGCGCCGGCCGGAAACCGAAGGCCCCGAAACGCCCGGCGCCGGCCGAACCCCTCCCCTTCATGGCCGACCCGGACCTCCTCAAGGACTTCGTCAACGAGGCGGCCGAACACCTGGAGCAGATCGAGATCCACCTCCTGGAACTCGAACAGCGGCCGGACGACAAGGAGTGCATCAACGGCATCTTCCGGCCCTTCCATACCATAAAGGGCGTCTCCGGCTTCCTCCAGCTCCAGGACGTCAACCGCCTCTCGCACCAGGCCGAGACCCTGCTCGACCGGGTCCGCAACGACCAGCTCGAGGTCTCTCCCGCCCTGGTGGATCTGGTGCTCGACGTGGTGGACATCCTGAAGACCATGATCGGGAACCTCCAGGACGTCCTCCGGGAAGGCCCGGCCGCCTACCGGCCCTGCGACATCTCCGGGCACCTCGAACGCATCGAGGCCATGCTGGCCGGCGAGACGGGACCCGTCCCGGTCCCCACGAAACCCCTCGGGGAGATCCTGGTGGAGAAGGGGGTGGTCACCCCCGAGGACGTGGACGCCGCCATCCGGAAGCAGCGGGAGGAGACCCCGCAGGCCCGGATCGGGGAGATCCTGGTCCAGGAGGGCAAGGCCGACCCCAAGGACGTGGCCCACGCCATCCGGGAACAGCGGCAGCTCCGCAGCGAGGCCGCCGCCGTGAAGGTGGACCTCGGCAAGCTGGACAACCTGGTGGATATGGTGGGGGAACTGGTGATCGTCCAGTCCCTGGTCCAGCAGAACCCCAGCATCCGAGACACCCTGGACCAGAAGCTCCAGCGCGACCTCTCGCAGCTCGGGCGGATCACCTCCGAGCTCCAGAAGAACGCCATGGCGCTCCGGATGGTCCCCATCCGCCACACCTTCCACAAGATGATCCGCCTCGTCCGGGACCTCTCCAAGCGGTGCGGCAAGCAGGTGGAACTCCGGATGAGCGGGGAAGACACCGAGATCGACCGGAACATGGTGGAGGCCATCTACGACCCCCTGGTCCACATGATCCGAAACGCCGTGGACCACGGCCTCGAACCGCCGGAGGAACGCGCCGCCGCCGGCAAGCCCGAGACCGGCGTGGTCCTCCTGGAGGCCTACCACAAGGGCGGCTCCATCATCATCGAGATCCGGGACGACGGCCGGGGCCTCGACCGTACCCGGATCCGAAAGAAGGCCGAGGAACGCGGCCTCGTCCGGGAGGACGAGACCCTCGCCGACCACGAGATCGACAACCTCGTCTTCCATCCCGGTTTCTCCACCGCCGAATCAGTGACCGAGGTCTCCGGCCGGGGCGTGGGGATGGACGTGGTCAAGCGCGCCATCGAGCGGCTCCGGGGCAAGGTGGAGCTCCGGTCCACCCCGGGCCGGGGCTGCGCCATCGCCATCCGCCTCCCCCTCACCCTGGCCATCATCGACGGCATCGTGGTGTGCGTGGGGTCCGAACGCTACATCATCCCCACCATCGCCATCAAGCAGACCCTCCGCCCCCGCCGGGCCGACTACCACACCGTCCAGGGCCGGGGCGAGATGATCAAGGTCCGGGGCGAGCTCATCCCGCTCATCCGGCTCTACGAGCTCTTCGGAGTGGAGCCCCGCCAGACCGACCCCTGCGAGGCCCTGGTGGTGGTGGTGGAAAACGAGGGCCAGCAGCGGTGCCTCCTGGTGGAGGGCCTCCTGGGCAAGCAAGAGGTGGTGATCAAGAGCCTCGGCAAGTACCTCCAGCAGATCCGGGGCGTGGCCGGGGGAACCATCCTCGGCGACGGCCGGGTGGGACTCATCCTCGACATCGCCGGCATCATCGAGTCCCACAACGATAAGGTCCGCCGGGACAACGAGCAGATGGATCACCGGGCTTCGGCAGAGGGGGCCCGGCACAACGAAACGATGGAGGTCAACGCATGA
- the uvrB gene encoding excinuclease ABC subunit UvrB yields MDDTFRLATDLEPRGDQPRAIAALVEALRRGTRHNVLLGVTGSGKTFTLAHVIAALKRPTLVIAPNKTLAAQLFGEFRALFPETAVEYFVSYYDYYQPEAYIPQSDTYIEKDAAINDFIDRLRHSATRSLLTRRDVIIVASVSCIYGLGSPEEYERMQLYLRTGDRRPREEILARLVAMLYERGEADLRRGTFRVRGDTVEILPAHEDDRAIRVELFGDEIEALSVIDPLTGKRVAELRDAVIYPSSHYVTTEGRLERAVTGIRAELAQRLRELEAAGRLVEAQRLEQRTNLDLEMLEELGYCHGIENYSRHLSGRAPGEPPPTLLDYFPDDFLVVVDESHITLPQLRGMYAGDRSRKETLVEFGFRLPSALDNRPLRFEEFEARIRQAVYVSATPGPYELERAGGSVVEQIIRPTGLMDPEMEVRPAENQVEDLLGEIRERARRGERVLVTTLTKRLAEDLTEYYESVGVRIRYLHSDIKTVERSRLIQDLRRGEFDVLVGINLLREGLDLPEVSLVAVLDADKEGFLRSEVSLVQTAGRAARNARGKVILYADRVTGSMRRAMEETRRRRAIQAAYNEAHGITPETVRRAAGDALAAIYERDYVSLDQVAEAPPAAADPAALAREIARLEAEMRAAAAALDFEQAAGLRDRVAELKKALAWAG; encoded by the coding sequence ATGGACGACACCTTCCGACTCGCCACCGACCTCGAGCCCCGCGGCGACCAGCCCCGGGCCATCGCCGCCCTGGTGGAGGCACTCCGCCGGGGCACCCGCCACAACGTCCTCCTCGGCGTCACGGGCTCCGGCAAGACCTTCACCCTGGCCCACGTGATCGCGGCCCTCAAGCGCCCCACCCTGGTGATCGCCCCCAACAAGACCCTGGCGGCCCAGCTCTTCGGGGAGTTCCGCGCCCTCTTCCCGGAAACGGCCGTGGAATACTTCGTCAGCTACTACGACTACTACCAGCCCGAGGCCTACATCCCCCAGTCCGACACCTACATCGAGAAGGACGCCGCCATCAACGACTTCATCGACCGGCTCCGGCATTCCGCCACCCGCTCCCTCCTCACCCGCCGCGACGTCATCATCGTGGCCAGCGTCTCCTGCATCTACGGCCTGGGCTCCCCGGAGGAGTACGAGCGCATGCAGCTCTACCTCCGGACGGGGGATCGGCGCCCCCGGGAGGAGATCCTCGCCCGGCTGGTGGCCATGCTCTACGAGCGGGGCGAGGCGGACCTCCGCCGGGGAACCTTCCGCGTCCGGGGCGACACCGTGGAGATCCTGCCGGCCCACGAGGACGACCGGGCCATCCGGGTGGAGCTCTTCGGCGACGAGATCGAGGCCCTCTCCGTGATCGACCCCCTCACCGGGAAGCGGGTGGCCGAGCTGCGCGATGCCGTGATCTACCCCTCGAGCCACTACGTCACCACGGAGGGCCGCCTGGAGCGGGCCGTCACGGGCATCCGGGCCGAGCTCGCCCAGCGCCTCCGCGAGCTGGAGGCGGCGGGCCGCCTGGTGGAGGCCCAGCGTCTGGAGCAGCGGACGAACCTCGACCTCGAGATGCTCGAGGAGCTCGGCTACTGCCACGGCATCGAGAACTACTCGCGGCACCTTTCCGGGCGCGCCCCGGGGGAGCCGCCCCCCACGCTCCTCGACTACTTCCCCGACGACTTCCTCGTCGTCGTGGACGAGAGCCACATCACCCTCCCCCAGTTGCGCGGGATGTACGCCGGCGACCGCTCCCGCAAGGAGACCCTGGTGGAATTCGGCTTCCGGCTCCCCTCCGCCCTGGACAACCGGCCGCTGCGCTTCGAGGAGTTCGAGGCCCGCATCCGGCAGGCGGTCTACGTCTCGGCCACCCCGGGCCCCTACGAGCTGGAACGCGCGGGCGGTTCCGTGGTGGAACAGATCATCCGGCCCACCGGCCTCATGGACCCCGAGATGGAGGTGCGGCCGGCGGAGAACCAGGTGGAGGACCTGCTCGGGGAGATCCGGGAACGGGCCCGGCGCGGGGAACGCGTCCTGGTCACCACCCTCACCAAGCGGCTCGCCGAGGACCTCACCGAGTACTACGAGTCGGTGGGGGTCCGGATCCGTTACCTCCACTCCGACATCAAGACCGTGGAGCGGAGCCGGCTCATCCAGGACCTGCGCCGGGGCGAGTTCGACGTCCTGGTCGGCATCAACCTCCTGCGGGAGGGTCTGGACCTCCCCGAGGTCTCCCTGGTGGCGGTCCTCGACGCGGACAAGGAGGGTTTTCTCCGCTCCGAGGTCTCCCTGGTCCAGACCGCGGGCCGGGCGGCCCGCAACGCCCGCGGGAAGGTCATCCTCTACGCCGACCGCGTCACCGGCTCCATGCGCCGGGCCATGGAGGAGACCCGCCGCCGCCGGGCCATCCAGGCCGCCTACAACGAGGCCCACGGCATCACCCCGGAGACGGTGCGACGGGCCGCCGGCGACGCCCTGGCCGCCATCTACGAGCGGGACTACGTCAGCCTCGACCAGGTGGCCGAGGCCCCGCCCGCCGCCGCCGATCCCGCGGCCCTGGCCCGGGAGATCGCCCGCCTCGAGGCCGAGATGCGCGCCGCGGCGGCGGCCCTCGACTTCGAGCAGGCCGCCGGGCTCCGCGACCGGGTCGCCGAGCTCAAGAAGGCCCTGGCCTGGGCCGGCTGA